In Chloroflexota bacterium, the genomic stretch GGTCGTGTGGGTGCCTGGTCCGCAGGAGGATTCCTGATGATTCGCCCCCTTTTCCCCCCTTTTTGTTGTAAACGTATTTCAGGACTTGACAAGGTCTCCTCCACACCTCCCCCTGTGGAGCTGGTAGCTAAGGGAGTCCCTCAGACATCTTACCGGTAAATTTTCAAACGCGCTGACGGCTGGAGCGACGTGAAGTAGTGGGGGAGAGGGTGGGTGTGAACGTACACGAGATTCTGCGGCGGTTCGATCTGCGGCCCCGGAAGGGGATGGGGCAGAACTTCCTGGTCGATGAGGCGCATCTGGACCGCATCGTGGCGGCCGCGGAACTGACCCCCGATGACGTGGTGCTGGAGATCGGCCCGGGTCTGGGCACGCTGACCGTCCGGCTGGCGGAGGTGGCCGGGTTCGTCGTGGCCGTGGAGCTGGACGAACGGATGTTGGCCGTGTTGGAGGAGACGCTGGCCGGACGTTCCAATGTGCGGGTGATCCATGGGGATGTCCTGGCGCTTGATCCCGCTCGCCTCATCGAGGAGGCGACGGCCGAACGTGCCCCCTCGCAGCCCCCAAGCTACAAAGTCGTCGCCAACCTGCCGTACTACATCACCTCGGCTGCCGTGCGGCACCTTTTGGAGGCACGCGTGCCCCCAGCGTTGCTGGTCCTCACGGTGCAACGAGAGGTGGCGCAGCGTATGGCCGCGCGGCCGCCACATATGAGCCTGCTGGCGGTGAGCGTGCATTTCTATGCGAATGTCGAGATCGTAGATCGGATCCCGGCGGGCGCGTTCTATCCACGTCCTAAGGTCGACTCGGCTGTGGTGCGGTTGCGGCGACGTGTGCAGCCAGCGGTGCCTGTGGAAGATGTGCGCTGGTTCTTTCGTGTAGTGCGGGCAGGCTTTAGTCAGCGGCGCAAGCAGTTGCGTAATGCCCTGGCGGCCGGGCTGCATCGGCCTTCTGCGGAGGTCGCTGCTGCGTTGCAGTCGGTGGACATCGACCCTCGCCGTCGGGCGGAGACGCTCTCGCTGGAGGAGTGGGGGCGATTGGCGCGAGCATTGGCTCCTTCGACCGATTAGGCTGGAGATCATGCGACTCGGCCTTAGAGCGCGTCTGAGAGTGTGTCTGAGAGATGCCGTTACCCCTGCTATGGGGAGGCCTGGAGGGGCGAAGCCTCTCCGGAAAGGGCCCTTCTCCCGCCTTCGACCTGCCCGGCCGCGGCCTGGGTCCTTCGGGAAGGGCCGAGAAAGGCAGGTGCAGGCCGGAAGAGTGGGTTTCCCGTTGCCTCTGCTATCACGCTCTTGCATGACGCCGGTGGGGGGGCTTGCGGCTGCCCTCGGGCATTCACAAGAGGTGTCTTTGAAAGAACCCCGGAACCTCGAAGGTTCCGGGGTTCTTTCGACTGAACGCCTGGATAGCGGATTTCGGGTAGTCACGTCGCTATCCTGTTGCGCAAACCGCCTAGAATTTGAACAGGTCCAGGCTCAAGTACTTCACCCCGCTGTCCGGCAGGAGCGCCACGATGACGCCTCGTTCTAGCTCATGGCCGACCTGGAGCGCCGCATCCACTGCGGCGGCGGCTGAGAAGCCGACGAAGAGCCCTTCCTCCTGTGCCAGCCGCCGCGCCATCTCCCGGGCGCGC encodes the following:
- the rsmA gene encoding ribosomal RNA small subunit methyltransferase A; its protein translation is MGERVGVNVHEILRRFDLRPRKGMGQNFLVDEAHLDRIVAAAELTPDDVVLEIGPGLGTLTVRLAEVAGFVVAVELDERMLAVLEETLAGRSNVRVIHGDVLALDPARLIEEATAERAPSQPPSYKVVANLPYYITSAAVRHLLEARVPPALLVLTVQREVAQRMAARPPHMSLLAVSVHFYANVEIVDRIPAGAFYPRPKVDSAVVRLRRRVQPAVPVEDVRWFFRVVRAGFSQRRKQLRNALAAGLHRPSAEVAAALQSVDIDPRRRAETLSLEEWGRLARALAPSTD